One Rickettsia canadensis str. McKiel genomic window, ATAAAACATATGCGGTACTTGCACATGGAAGACAACTATATAATATTCCTACCGATCTATCTAGTCCATCAATTGACATTAACCATAGTACTATTACACTAACTAGAGGAAATGCAACTAATTTAATAAAACTTGTAAACAGTACATTATGTAAAAGCTCTTGTCTAATAGTAAAATTAAGCCCTGCCCCAACATTTAACATACCAATAGCTAAAGCGGCATTAGATAAGCTATCTAACGTTTTCTTCAGCCCCAAATGTAATTCAAGATTTGAGTAATTAAAAATAAATCCTACTAAACTTGCGATAATTAACGGATTACGCACAATTAATTTCATCATTAAAACAAAACTAGTTCTAATAGTATTAGTAACAGATTTATTAGGTATATAATAAGCAAAAATCATTACCGATAAAATATTGGTAAAAATAATCATATAAGAAGAAATAACGGCAACAACGGAAAGCCCACTAAAACCAAGTAATGGACTACTCACTCCAAAAAAAATGTAGCTATTATAACGAATCGAACCTTGAAAAATGGAAGTAAATTGGACTTTATCTATGTTATATTTTTTTTGGTAAATTATAAGACCGAGTGATACAAGAATAGTGGATATAATAAGAGCCACTACTAACTTAATTATGGAGGCAACACTTAAGTCGGCAGTAGATACGTAATTAAAAAGCATAGCAGGAAATAGTACAAAATATGATAATTTTTCAATACCACGCCAAAATTCTTCTGAAGTTAACCATTTATTTTTAATTATACTACCAAGCAGTATAATTAAAAAAATAGGTAACGTACTACAAAAAATTTCATTCATTTGTTTTCGTTGTCATACCAGTGTTCTATATGTCATTCCCGCTTTTGCGGGAATGACATAAAAACCCTATAACTTCCGTTCAATCAGCTTCTTCATTTCTTTTATACCATAAAGCTTTATAAAAGTCCCAAGTCTTGGACCTTCGTTTTGCCCAAGCAATATTTGATATAGATCCTTGAAGTAATCACGCAAATTTTCGTACCCTGCTTTCATTCCAATATCATATATTGATTTTTGTATTACTTCACCTTCTGTTTCTTCAGATATACTAGATAACATATCTAATATATCCCGTAAAATAACCTTATGCTTTTCAGAAGGGGTGTAATATGATTTATGTGCTTTAATAAAGTCATCATAATATCTTATAGCAAATTCTGCTAAGCGGTCAAGATAAGTAGTAGTATTTGGTGTTGCTTTAGGTGCATATTTGCTAATAAATCCCCAAAGTACTGATTTATCTGAAGGATTACACACGGAAGTAAGATTTAAAAGTAATGAATATGTAATGCCAAAAGTCTCAATTTTTGGAACATGTCCATGATGAATGTGATACACGGGATTTGCAAAACGCTTTGCCCGATCCTCTTCCAAATGATATTTCTGATTAAAAGTAATATATGCATCGACATTTTGAGGAATTACATCAAAAAACAAACGTTTAGCTCTAGTTGGATTTTGGTACATAAATAATGCCATACTTTCAACAGGAGCATATTTAAGCCAATCATCAACACTAATACTATTACCTTTTGATTTCGAGATTTTTTCACCATTCTCATCTAAGAATAACTCATAACATAGCTGCACCGGAGGTTTGCCTCCTAGGATACGACAAATTTCTGAATAAAGACGAGCATTTGCTAAATGATCTTTACCATACATTTCGTAATCGACTTTAAGAGCGGCCCAACGCATACCAAAATCTGGTTTCCATTGCAATTTACAATGCCCTCCTGTTACCGGTACTTCTATATAATTATTGTCCTCATCTTTATATGTTACGGTACCTCGCTTAGCATCCCATTTCTCTATAGGTACTTGTAGTACTTTACCTGTTTTCGGGCAAATAGGCATAAAAGGCGAATAAGTAGCTTTACGCTCTTCTCTAAAAGTCGGTAGCATCAACTCCATTATTTCATCATATTTTTCAAGCACCTTTAGTAGCATCTCATCAAACATACCCGCTTTATAACACTTAGTACTGCTATAAAATTCATACTCAAAGCCAAATTTATCAAGAAATGAGCGAAGCTTCGCATTCATATAAGCCCCGTAACTTTCATATTCACCAAACGGATCAAGAATAGAGGTCAGCGGCATATCCATATACTGTGCTAGCATTTCAGAATTTGGGATATTACTTGGTACTTTACGCAGTCCGTCCATATCATCGGAAAAACAGATTAATTTAGTCGGAATGCTTGACAATTGTTCAAACGCTTTCTGCACCATTACCATACGGGCATTCTCACCAAAAGTACCTATATGAGGTAAACCTGAAGGACCGTAACCCGTTTCAAATAATATATAACCTTTTTCAGGAGTTTTACCGTTTAAACTGTCTAATATCTTTTTAGCTTCAACAAAAGGCCAAGCGTTTGACTGAATAGCATCTTCCCAAATTTCCAACATTTTATTTTTCTTGCACTTTAATTAATAATCAGTGACAATATACTAAATTTATTTATTTGTAAAATATCACTTGAATTTTGTACGATTTTGAAGAATTTTGTATTATATTTTAAAAATTAAATGTGTTTATACTTTTTAATGACTCTGGCTTTCCACCTTCACGGAAATGACATTAAAAGCATAAAAATGACATAGAGGCTATCCAATTAAAACTTTTAAAACCCATGTTTATTAATACAACTATAAATTACATCAGAAAAGATAGTTATAAAGTGCTACATTTAGGGCTAATTGCCACTTCCGTAATAGTACTTGCTACTGCTTATATTGCTGAATATATATTCCATTACACCCCCTGCCCTTTATGCGTTTATGAAAGATTCCCATATCTAATACTAATCAAAATTTGTTTAACTGCTCTAATCATTAGAGAACTAAGCAAATACACTTTAATATTCATTTTCTTAACTATGCTTAGTTCCTGCATATTATCAACATATCATAGCTTCGTAGAACGAGGAATCATACAACCCAGCGCCCTTTGCTCATCAATGATCCGTATCCCAAAAGGTCTATCGATCCAGCATATCAAACAAATTTTCTACTCCCAGCCGATTACTTCCTGCACTAAACCCGCAATCAAAATCTTCAGTATTTCTATGACAGAGTATAATCTACTCTTAAATATCGGTCTTCTAATCTGTTTACTTCTTGTTTTGTTTTATCCAAAATCTCATAAATAGTTTAAATATTAATCATTAATCTGCAAAAATTAAAAATATTTAGGATGCTGCATAATTTGCAAGTTAACGGAATAAAGCATTAAAACTTGCAAGTATAGTATACCAGCTATAAGCCCATTAATGCCGGTATTCTGCTGCATACACTAACTATACTACCAATAATTCCGTCTGCTATTAAGGCAAATATTAATGCAGGAAATAATCCAAACGACATAGTGCGAGTAAACACCGCTACACCAAGTACATAATAAGTACCGTCTACGGTAAGATTGATCATTTTTATAATCCGATTATATTACATCCCTAAAATAAGCGACAACCTTATTAAGAGTTATTTAAGAACAGTAATAATAATACTCATATATTAACTCTGTAATTTCTTTATGAACAACAGAAAGTACTGAGAGATTTTCTTTAGTAAAAATTTCTTATTGTTACAAAGATTGCAAATTAATAAATAAAGTTAAATCTTTCCATAATTCCAAAAGGGATATTTTTCGGTTTTACTCACTGCAAGATCTTTTTCACCATTAAACCTACTTCTACGCCTATTTGCTTTTCTTACACTCCGACAGTAATAGTCGTCCCTACGGATCCTGCATTGGAAGCAATTATCGAAATACGACGTTTAAATACTTTTTGCTTTTAAATATTTAAATGATCTTTTAAAATTATAAAACTCTGCATATTTTCTAGAGCATTTTTTACAGCTACCGGCATATCATTTAAATTTTGTATCATTGTAAGATGCAATTCAACATTATTCTTTTCTGAGTATAATTTCAATTCTTCCACTGCAGGTATCACTTTTGCGCTACTACTATAAATTAACGATATTCTGTAAGAAAGACAACTTATTAATTGTATCAATGATTTTTATTTCATCGGTAATACCAGTAACTAAAGGTAGCTTTTATTATCAATCATAGCAGCAGTACAAACAATCGGTTTGTCCTTTTAATATGAGCAATTACAGTTTGGCTAGCTATCGTACCGATTGTGATTATTACATCAATATTTTGATCTTTTATTTGCTTTGTCACGGCAAGCAAAATATTAGAATCGGCATGAGCATTTTAAACTATAATTTCTGTATCTATGTCTTTTAGCACCTCTTTAATTCTTAATACTATTTGTGTCATTGCAGTATGTTCAAGCGAAACAATAACTGCCACTTTTTTGTGATCTGCATAAACTGCAGCTGTGATAAATAAAGCAAAAAGAAAAGAAGAAATTTTTTGGCAAATATTAGAGATAAACATTTAATATCCTATCATAAATTATAATTTAATAATCAAAATTCAAATTTGCATATAGCAAACCTATAAGCGTAAAGAACGAATTACATCAACGCCAATTTTGTATTAAACTATTAATCTTTAAAGATATCATAAATATTTTTAACTATAGAAATATAAAGTAAAGATAAAGAACCTATCTTCCTATGATTAGAAGCTAGTCAAGAAAGCTCTAACTTAATTTTGTATTTAAAGTACCATTTTAAGATTATGTCAATAACCAATAAATGGTATGCCTAAAAAAGTGGATTTGTTTTACACAACTCTTGAAAATACTTTACCATCATGAAGATGCTTTGTTGTATAAATTTGATGTCATTCACTCTTTCATAGAGTGTTGTTACACAGCTCGAAAATCGTCATTACGAGAAAAATTGTAAGTTTTGACGAAGCAATCCAGTACACAATGTTAACCTTTAGAATTTTTTAAATTATTTTTCTGGATTGCTACACTCCTTGCAGTCGCTTAGCCCATGACGATTTGGTAGCCATGCAACAAAGCCGATCAAATTATAGCTAGGATAACACTGAACAACTGATCCACACAAGTAAACCCATTACAGGAATAAAATTAATCACTTTTCAAGAACCATAAAATAAGACTTGCGTAATGAAAAAGAAATTTATTCCTAAAACTATGCATTTTCTGTTTGTTCTAATACCGTTTGCCCTAGTAATTGCGATAGAACATCTTGACTTGCTTCAGTCCAGCTTACTGGTGGTTCTTCACCTGTTAAACCAGTACCATAACGTGTATTAAACATTGAAGTAAAATGAGTAGTTTCTTGATTAAATTCTCCATTTAATTCTATCCCATAACCATAGTTTTTTAATGCTTCTTGTAAAGCCACTACTCTTGGACCTTCGTCCCCTTGCTTTACTACTACTTTACTTCTCTGTTCTTCAGTAGTCTCAATATATTGACCAAAACCTTTTTTTGCTAACTCTTGCCATGGAAAAAATTTACCGGGAGCAACATGTCTTTCTGTAACTTCACCAAGACCGACTAAATCATGTTTTAAATCTAAATCCGGATATCTTACTTTTATATCCTCAAGAAATTTGCATAATTGCTCTATTTGCTCTTCAGGAAAATCGCTTTTTGCATCATTAATAAGCATATTCCCAATACCAAACTTATTAACACCTACTTCTCCTTTCCAACTACTCTTACCCGCATAAAAAGCTTGATCTGTTAAATCATTATGATATTGATATTGCATCCCATTCTTATCAGTTATGTAATGAACACTTGCACCTCGTGTTTGTAGTATTTCAAGAGTAGAATTAACATTATCACTGACAGAATAAGTAATAACTACACAACTAGGTTTTACTCCTTCCGGTCTTGGAGACATATATTTCCCATTTGGACTATTTGTATTACTAATACCGTTATTTTCAATATCCTTACTTTTACTCATAAGCTTCCTTCAATATTATAGATTGTTAATGGTTTCAGAATTTACTAAACATTAATAATACTTTGGTAATGTTAAGTCAATAAAATATTAATTTACAAGGTATCGATACTGATCTAACAAATTCAATTATTATTTTTCTAATATTGGGATTTTGTACTCTAGTCAATGCTCTAGTTAATAATAAAAATTCTCTTTCTATAGTTCTTGATAATTCTTTATAAATATTGCACTTCTTCTTTAGCAATACTTATTTAAAAAATCACTTTCTATTTCTTTGCATAGATATTCAATTTTATTATTAGAAGTATTTTTATCGTCAGTTTTTAACTTTTCTTCTTCAGAACTATTAAAGAAATATTTTAAAGGTATACTTAAAACTTGTGCAGAAACATATAACCTACTTAATAGGTATATTACTTCAACCTTCTTCATATTTTTTAACTGGGAGAGCACTAATGTCTAAAGCTTACCCTAAATTCCTTTTGGCTAATACCTACAGCAAGGCGTTGTTCTGTTAAACGTACACTTGCTAGTTTGTCTAGCTAGAGGTTTTATTGAATGAATCATTTCATTTTAACCATAAGTTTTGATTATTAATGCTAAAACCATTTATTTATCGAGAATCAAAGCTAATAAATAATTAATTAAAAGTATAAAAACGATGAGTAATAGAATAGTAAAATTACCGAATTGTGAGAATATAGTAGGAGAGGTTAGTTTTTTAGGAATTAAACCTTGGATATAATTTATTTCATTTAGATTTAGTTTTTTTATTGTTCTACCAAAAGAATCTACTATAGCTGAAATACCGTTATTAGCTACTCTAATCATAGGTAAACCGTTTTCTACGGCTCTACTTCTACTAATATAAAAGTGCTGATATGGACCACTTGATTTACCATACCATGCATCATTTGTAACATTAATTATCACATCCGCAATTTCATTATTCGTCCGAACAAAATCAGAAAAAATTGATTCATAACAAATCAGGGGTTTAATTTTGAGATTGTATTTATTAAGATAAACAAGACCACCGTTGCCTTCTTTATAATCGATTAAACCATGAGTTAATTTTTTAAACGGTAATATTTTTTTTAATGGCATATATTCACCGAAAGGTACTAAATGTGATTTATGGTATTCAAATAATTTATGACCGTTTTTAGCAAGAGCATACATAGCTGAGTAAAGTTCAAACTCATCACCTTGTTTTTTATTATCTGCGATCCCTCCCGTTATCAAAATAGCATCTGTTGAATTTAACATTTTTAATAATTCTGATTTAACTTGCGGTACATCAAATGGCACTACTAACGCTGCTTCAGACCAAATAATTAAATCAGTAGGTTCTGAATTTTTTGATAAATTAATATGTAGCATTAAATTATGCCAACATTCTTCTTCATTCCATTTTGCTGTTTGAGCGATTGAAGGCTGTACTAATCGCACTTTTATATCAGTGAAATTTGTAGGATTATTACTTAGCCTTGCTGCTCCATAAATGACAATTACGGTTAATATTACGACTGAACTAGCTAATAATATTTTTAACTGAGTAAATTGCTTGCTAAATAAAGGATAAGCGGAAGTGGCAATATATATAACTATAAAACTAAACCCATATATCCCTATTATACTTAAAGGCTGTATTAAAATATCCGAAAATGAAAAAGCATAACCGATCAAATTCCAAGGAAGACCTGTAAAAATCCATGACCTTACCCACTCAAATAATACCCAACATAAACAGAATATAAATTGGTAATATTTATTATTTTTAGCGAAAAAACTAAGCGTACAACTTGCCGATATAAAGAAAGCTAAAACTATAGGTAGTCCAAATAAAGCAAAAGGAATTGCCCACCAAAAATCTGCAATATAAACGCTAACACCGATACTTATCCAATATATTCCACTTAAAAAATGCCCAAAACCGAATAAATAACCAAATTTTGCCGCTTCTTGCCAATTTTCAGATTTTTGCACTATGTAACATAGATAAGATAACGTTAATAATGCTGGTAAAAAGAAAGTCGGAGCAAAAACTAAACCGCTGAACATCCCAAATAAAAAGCAAATAATTTTAGATCTATACATTTATTTTATTATTTTAAATAAGTAAAATTTATTTACAAAATAATACATCATGCTATTATTTCAGCAAGTTTTTAATATAATGGTAAATAAATGACTACAGGGTTACTACACGGGAAAAAAGGCTTAATTACAGGTATTGCAAATAATATGTCAATATCATGGGCAATTGCACAGCTTGCTAAAAAACATGAGGCAGAGCTATGGTTTACTTATCAATCGGAAGTACTAGAAAAACGAGTGAAACCACTCGCTGAAGAAATAGGCTGTAATTTTGTTAGCAAACTTGATGTTACAAATCCAAAATCAATTAGTAATTTATTTGATGATATAAAAGAGAAATGGGGTAGTTTCGATTTCTTACTTCACGGAATGGCTTTTGCTGATAAAAATGCATTAAATGGACGTTATGTTGATACTAGCTTAGAAAATTTTCATAATTCTTTACATATATCATGTTACTCTCTTTTAGAACTCTCAAGGGCAGCAGAACCTTTAATGGATGACGGCGGGAGCATTGTGACCTTAACTTACTATGGTGCTGAAAAAGTTATACCTAATTATAATATAATGGGGATTTCTAAAGCTGCACTTGAGGCTAGTGTAAAATATCTAGCAAACGATATGGGAGAAAACAACATTAGAGTAAATGCTATTTCGGCAGGCCCTATCAAAACTTTAGCATCTAGTGCAATAGGTAATTTTAGTACTATGCTTAAATCTCACGCTGCAACCACACCGTTAAAACGTAATACTACTCAAGAAGATGTAGGAGGAGCAGCAATATATTTATTTAGTAATTTATCTAAAGGTGTTACCGGTGAAATTCATTATGTAGATTGCGGTTATAATATTATGGGAAGTAATAAATTATAAGCTAAGAGGTGAATTTTTGTTATACAGCGTCATTGGGAGCAATCTTTGATTGTGTGGCAATCCATAAAAAAATAATAAACTAGATTGTTTTGTCAATTATTTCATAATTACCTTGCAATGATGAAAATCAAATACAACAAAATCATCACAATCCGCGATTTCTTTTTTTGCGGTATTCAGTTTTTGGAGAAATAGGCGATTTTTTAGATTTTGCCTGAGCTTTTTTAACTTTTGATATTAATACTGAATTATTAAATCTATTAAGCTCTTTTGAAATTTGTTTCCACTGTTCTTGTACTTAGAGAAGTATGAGGATTTTTAATTTCACTATTTATTAGTTTTCCTATTTTTTTAAGATTTTCTTTAGAAATGTAATTATGTTTTATATAATTCATAAGCTTTGACCACCAAGCTTGTCTTTGATGTAATCCTTGATATATTATATCTACTAAATCATTTTTTGTGAATGTTAATATATAATGCGAAGCTCCTTCTAAAGATTTAAATAAATGCCTTTATATTTCTCCTCGTCTCTTATCTTCAATATTTACCTTTGTGTTTTGCTCTAATATTATTATTGCTTTTTCAATTATTGAAGATATTTTAGTATTTTTCCTTCATTTGCTTTATTATCTAAACCTTCTTAAGTATTAAAATGTATATTGGTTACTATTTTAGCATCTACTAATTGTTGAATATACTTACCGTTAGGATCTTGTATTTTTTGCTCTATCTTCAGCCGATTTTAAACCTAATTTAATCTCTGATTCTCGAAAAAGTGGAGCATATTAATAAAAAATTAATACTTTGTGCTATTCTACTATTTATTAAATCTTTAGAATTTCTTAGGATAAAAATTTTCTTGTAAAATACGATAATGATCTAATATTCCTGTGTTATAATCTTTTAATTCTCCTGTAGCATTAAATTTTGCTTTTATATCTATACCTGAGCATTTTGCTTACAATAATATTTCTTGAAAAACTTTATTATTAGGAGTATGACAAACGAAATTATGA contains:
- a CDS encoding AEC family transporter produces the protein MNEIFCSTLPIFLIILLGSIIKNKWLTSEEFWRGIEKLSYFVLFPAMLFNYVSTADLSVASIIKLVVALIISTILVSLGLIIYQKKYNIDKVQFTSIFQGSIRYNSYIFFGVSSPLLGFSGLSVVAVISSYMIIFTNILSVMIFAYYIPNKSVTNTIRTSFVLMMKLIVRNPLIIASLVGFIFNYSNLELHLGLKKTLDSLSNAALAIGMLNVGAGLNFTIRQELLHNVLFTSFIKLVAFPLVSVIVLWLMSIDGLDRSVGILYSCLPCASTAYVLSRQLDGDPDSMAAIITFTTFFSVITISIIMYIIGSRM
- a CDS encoding lysine--tRNA ligase yields the protein MLEIWEDAIQSNAWPFVEAKKILDSLNGKTPEKGYILFETGYGPSGLPHIGTFGENARMVMVQKAFEQLSSIPTKLICFSDDMDGLRKVPSNIPNSEMLAQYMDMPLTSILDPFGEYESYGAYMNAKLRSFLDKFGFEYEFYSSTKCYKAGMFDEMLLKVLEKYDEIMELMLPTFREERKATYSPFMPICPKTGKVLQVPIEKWDAKRGTVTYKDEDNNYIEVPVTGGHCKLQWKPDFGMRWAALKVDYEMYGKDHLANARLYSEICRILGGKPPVQLCYELFLDENGEKISKSKGNSISVDDWLKYAPVESMALFMYQNPTRAKRLFFDVIPQNVDAYITFNQKYHLEEDRAKRFANPVYHIHHGHVPKIETFGITYSLLLNLTSVCNPSDKSVLWGFISKYAPKATPNTTTYLDRLAEFAIRYYDDFIKAHKSYYTPSEKHKVILRDILDMLSSISEETEGEVIQKSIYDIGMKAGYENLRDYFKDLYQILLGQNEGPRLGTFIKLYGIKEMKKLIERKL
- a CDS encoding disulfide bond formation protein B, with the translated sequence MFINTTINYIRKDSYKVLHLGLIATSVIVLATAYIAEYIFHYTPCPLCVYERFPYLILIKICLTALIIRELSKYTLIFIFLTMLSSCILSTYHSFVERGIIQPSALCSSMIRIPKGLSIQHIKQIFYSQPITSCTKPAIKIFSISMTEYNLLLNIGLLICLLLVLFYPKSHK
- a CDS encoding N-acetylmuramoyl-L-alanine amidase, whose amino-acid sequence is MSKSKDIENNGISNTNSPNGKYMSPRPEGVKPSCVVITYSVSDNVNSTLEILQTRGASVHYITDKNGMQYQYHNDLTDQAFYAGKSSWKGEVGVNKFGIGNMLINDAKSDFPEEQIEQLCKFLEDIKVRYPDLDLKHDLVGLGEVTERHVAPGKFFPWQELAKKGFGQYIETTEEQRSKVVVKQGDEGPRVVALQEALKNYGYGIELNGEFNQETTHFTSMFNTRYGTGLTGEEPPVSWTEASQDVLSQLLGQTVLEQTENA
- the lnt gene encoding apolipoprotein N-acyltransferase, producing MYRSKIICFLFGMFSGLVFAPTFFLPALLTLSYLCYIVQKSENWQEAAKFGYLFGFGHFLSGIYWISIGVSVYIADFWWAIPFALFGLPIVLAFFISASCTLSFFAKNNKYYQFIFCLCWVLFEWVRSWIFTGLPWNLIGYAFSFSDILIQPLSIIGIYGFSFIVIYIATSAYPLFSKQFTQLKILLASSVVILTVIVIYGAARLSNNPTNFTDIKVRLVQPSIAQTAKWNEEECWHNLMLHINLSKNSEPTDLIIWSEAALVVPFDVPQVKSELLKMLNSTDAILITGGIADNKKQGDEFELYSAMYALAKNGHKLFEYHKSHLVPFGEYMPLKKILPFKKLTHGLIDYKEGNGGLVYLNKYNLKIKPLICYESIFSDFVRTNNEIADVIINVTNDAWYGKSSGPYQHFYISRSRAVENGLPMIRVANNGISAIVDSFGRTIKKLNLNEINYIQGLIPKKLTSPTIFSQFGNFTILLLIVFILLINYLLALILDK
- the fabI gene encoding enoyl-ACP reductase FabI; the protein is MTTGLLHGKKGLITGIANNMSISWAIAQLAKKHEAELWFTYQSEVLEKRVKPLAEEIGCNFVSKLDVTNPKSISNLFDDIKEKWGSFDFLLHGMAFADKNALNGRYVDTSLENFHNSLHISCYSLLELSRAAEPLMDDGGSIVTLTYYGAEKVIPNYNIMGISKAALEASVKYLANDMGENNIRVNAISAGPIKTLASSAIGNFSTMLKSHAATTPLKRNTTQEDVGGAAIYLFSNLSKGVTGEIHYVDCGYNIMGSNKL